Within Virgibacillus dokdonensis, the genomic segment GAGTGTCGATGGCTCTATTTAGGTAGATTAACCCAATAAATAGAGCGATGGGCAGTATCGCTATACCAGCCAATATCAACCCCTGTCTTTTGAGAGATTGATTTGATGTAGAAATATATTTAAACCCTGTGAAAACAGAAGCAATAAATATTGCACCAATTATAATATGCCCGATAATTTCCAAGATAGAATAGGAGAGGTTGCCTTCTAATAAGTCAGGGAAAATTGTAATAGAAAATGATCCAAGAATGATTAGGCAAATGTATTTAAACCATGTTCTATAGTCAATTAACATCTCGTTAGAAACCATCTCCATATATTCTTTCGGAGATTTTCCAATAATTTTTTCAATGGATTTTCCGTTTTTTTCGGCTTCGGACAAATGGATTT encodes:
- a CDS encoding HAAS domain-containing protein, yielding MKNKLKLSKESQEFLENLRVYLFSSGKQWDEIEEIVNELEIHLSEAEKNGKSIEKIIGKSPKEYMEMVSNEMLIDYRTWFKYICLIILGSFSITIFPDLLEGNLSYSILEIIGHIIIGAIFIASVFTGFKYISTSNQSLKRQGLILAGIAILPIALFIGLIYLNRAIDTPVIYFGNTGSLIIGVITVLFIIGFSIWAKSWTLIIIIALLTLPDYLLNLTTLQYETQLIVSTIITFGGIAIYLWILSKLEKSK